A region from the Nostoc sp. HK-01 genome encodes:
- a CDS encoding CopG domain protein DNA-binding domain protein — translation MKRVRGTPVDWNELKQHRSIMLTDTCWDLLKREADKHGISRSEFVERAARGLIDWNSEA, via the coding sequence ATGAAGCGAGTAAGAGGTACACCAGTTGATTGGAACGAACTAAAGCAGCACCGCAGTATCATGCTCACCGACACCTGTTGGGATCTTCTAAAAAGAGAAGCTGACAAACACGGTATTTCCCGAAGTGAGTTTGTTGAGCGGGCTGCTAGAGGACTTATTGACTGGAATTCTGAAGCTTGA
- a CDS encoding phage integrase family protein: MRKIEPINNNGSIQLKFTHGGKRYSFNPIPAGRYSDKRDIANARAIATQIENDILARNFDPTLDRYRLSLKTQPAPPKPKLLIKLWDAWVDSLDLPAATREHHYKTIRQQIVKSNPDLTDTAWLVKAELSPSTFNQRLGYLKSCFKWALTKGLTDVNHYADVKTRKVAPKPIKPFNDREIRTIIKGFEEFAPHYVSFVKFLLATGVRTSEAIGLRWEHINFERELITVQESLSRDWAGNGYQRVRKETKSGGARQLKMSPELKQLLLSIKPHRTYRDCLVFTTVKGKTIDDGNFRERYWVKVLTKVGVDYRRPYTTRHTTISHAIEQGTPLTGVAYIAGHGDTRMVMMTYGHMINRPDLPDIPI; the protein is encoded by the coding sequence ATGCGAAAAATTGAACCAATAAATAATAATGGGAGCATACAGTTAAAATTCACTCATGGTGGCAAGCGATATAGCTTCAACCCTATACCCGCTGGACGTTACAGTGATAAGCGGGATATAGCAAATGCCAGAGCTATAGCCACACAAATAGAGAACGACATCCTTGCCAGGAATTTTGACCCCACTTTAGATCGTTACAGGCTATCACTTAAGACTCAACCAGCCCCGCCAAAGCCAAAGTTATTAATTAAGTTATGGGACGCGTGGGTAGACTCGCTCGACCTCCCGGCTGCCACCAGAGAACATCACTACAAAACAATTAGACAGCAGATTGTTAAATCTAACCCAGACTTAACTGATACAGCATGGTTAGTAAAAGCCGAACTCTCCCCGTCCACCTTTAATCAGCGCCTAGGCTATCTAAAATCTTGCTTCAAATGGGCTTTAACTAAGGGATTGACAGACGTTAACCATTATGCTGATGTGAAGACCCGTAAGGTTGCGCCAAAGCCTATAAAGCCTTTTAATGACAGGGAAATCAGGACAATCATTAAAGGCTTTGAAGAGTTTGCACCACACTATGTATCGTTTGTCAAGTTTTTGTTGGCTACTGGTGTAAGAACCTCAGAAGCGATCGGGTTGCGCTGGGAACACATTAATTTTGAGCGAGAACTGATAACAGTCCAGGAGAGCTTGTCCAGAGACTGGGCAGGCAATGGCTACCAAAGGGTTCGGAAGGAAACCAAGTCAGGTGGCGCGCGCCAGCTAAAAATGAGTCCTGAACTTAAGCAACTACTTTTATCAATTAAACCGCACAGGACATACCGAGATTGCCTAGTGTTCACCACAGTCAAAGGCAAAACAATAGACGATGGTAATTTTAGGGAAAGGTACTGGGTAAAAGTGCTTACTAAAGTAGGTGTTGACTACAGAAGACCCTACACCACGCGCCACACCACGATTAGCCACGCTATAGAGCAAGGCACACCGCTTACTGGAGTAGCTTACATCGCTGGGCATGGTGACACTCGGATGGTAATGATGACCTACGGGCATATGATAAATCGCCCTGATTTACCTGATATACCAATCTGA
- a CDS encoding methionine sulfoxide reductase A, translating to MVLFGFGKKKLALPTAEEALPGRAKEMPVPAHHYVNNNPLKPPFPTGMEQAVFGLGCFWGAERKFWQLPGVYTTAVGYAAGITPNPTYEEVCTGMTGHNEVVLVVFDPQVISYAQILKVFWESHNPTQGMRQGNDAGTQYRSGIYVYSESQKQQAEASREAYQQELTKARYGEITTEILDAPEFYYAEAYHQQYLAKNPNGYCGLGGTNVACPVGVFEAEVK from the coding sequence ATGGTATTGTTTGGATTCGGTAAAAAAAAGCTGGCTCTCCCTACTGCTGAAGAAGCTTTGCCAGGACGGGCAAAAGAAATGCCAGTACCTGCTCATCACTATGTAAATAACAATCCCCTAAAACCACCTTTCCCCACAGGTATGGAACAAGCTGTGTTTGGACTGGGCTGTTTTTGGGGTGCAGAACGTAAATTTTGGCAACTTCCAGGAGTTTATACCACTGCTGTAGGTTATGCAGCGGGAATCACACCCAACCCTACCTACGAAGAAGTCTGTACAGGGATGACTGGCCACAATGAAGTGGTATTAGTTGTGTTTGATCCTCAAGTTATTAGTTACGCGCAAATACTCAAAGTTTTTTGGGAAAGCCACAACCCCACTCAAGGAATGCGCCAAGGTAACGACGCTGGTACACAATACCGTTCGGGGATTTACGTCTATTCTGAAAGTCAAAAACAACAAGCTGAAGCATCCCGCGAAGCTTATCAACAAGAACTAACCAAGGCGCGTTATGGCGAAATCACCACAGAAATCTTAGATGCGCCAGAATTTTACTACGCTGAAGCTTATCATCAGCAATACCTAGCCAAAAACCCCAACGGCTATTGTGGTTTAGGCGGGACAAACGTTGCTTGTCCTGTAGGTGTATTTGAAGCAGAAGTGAAGTAA